The Perca fluviatilis chromosome 2, GENO_Pfluv_1.0, whole genome shotgun sequence genome includes a region encoding these proteins:
- the crybb1l3 gene encoding crystallin, beta B1, like 3 — protein MSHSGVQGSIGSHSAIGMRNHKIYLYEYENFQGRRMDLFGECRNLCEKGFEKIGSIRVECGPWVGYEQQNMTGEMFMLEKGDYPRWDTWSNSYRCDRFMSVRPVRMDAQDHKICLYECPNFEGRKMEVCDEDIPSLWSYGFQDRVASIQVTGGTWVGYQYPGYRGYQYVFEMGPFKHWNEWGAHQPQIQSIRRVRDMQTHRRGCFEMTA, from the exons ATGTCCCACTCAGGTGTTCAAGGTAGCATTGGCAGCCACTCTGCCATTGGAATGCGCAATCACAAG ATCTACCTCTATGAATATGAGAACTTCCAAGGCCGTAGGATGGACCTGTTCGGAGAGTGCCGTAACCTGTGTGAGAAGGGTTTCGAAAAAATCGGCTCCATCAGGGTCGAGTGTGGACC CTGGGTGGGTTATGAGCAGCAGAACATGACTGGTGAGATGTTCATGCTGGAGAAGGGAGACTATCCCCGCTGGGACACCTGGTCCAACAGCTACAGGTGTGATCGCTTCATGTCAGTCAGGCCCGTCAGAATG GATGCCCAGGATCACAAGATTTGCCTGTACGAATGTCCAAACTTCGAGGGTCGTAAGATGGAGGTGTGCGATGAGGATATTCCAAGCCTGTGGTCTTACGGCTTCCAGGATCGTGTTGCCAGCATTCAGGTCACCGGTGGAAC CTGGGTGGGCTACCAGTACCCAGGCTACCGTGGCTACCAGTATGTGTTTGAGATGGGCCCTTTCAAGCACTGGAACGAGTGGGGAGCCCACCAGCCCCAGATCCAGTCCATCCGTAGGGTGAGAGACATGCAGACACACCGCAGGGGCTGCTTCGAGATGACCGCATAG